In Paenacidovorax monticola, the genomic window TGGTACCACCGCCTGTTCGAGTTCCCGGGTCGCAAGCTCGCGCTGAACTATGGCTTCGACAAGGTGCGCTTCACCGCCCCCGTGCCCTGCGGCTCGCGCCTGGCGGGCAGCTTCCGGCTCGCGCGCGTGGACGACATCCGCGAGAACGAGGCGCGCTGCGTCTGGCACGTGGAAGTGCGCGCCGAAGGCGCCGAGCGCCCGGCCATGGTGGCCGAGTGGATCATGCAATTGCGCTACTGAGCCAAGAGGAGTCCACCCCATGTCTGTACTGGACATCACCCACGCGGGCAGCGTCGCTGTCCTGACCATGAACCGGCCGGCGGCGCGCAACGCGCTCGACCTTGAACTGCGCGAGGCCTTCGCCGATGCCATCCCCCGCCTGCGCGACGACGCGCAGGTGCGCGCCATCGTCCTCACAGGCGCGGGCGGCCATTTCTGCGCGGGCGGCGACATCCGCGCTCTGGGCGGCGGCCAGGGCGGCACGGACGTGTTCGAGGGGCGCAGCCGCATCCTCTCGATGCAGCGCTGGTTCGACGAACTCGTGGACATCGAGAAGCCTGTCATCGCGGCCGTGGACGGCTGCGCCTACGGTGCAGGGCTCTCACTTGCGCTGGCAGCGGACTTCGTTCTGACCTCGCCGCGCGCCAGTTTCTGCGCCGTGTTCGCGCGCATCGGCTACGTGCCGGACCTCGGCAGCATGTACCTGCTGCCGCGCGCCGTGGGGCTGTCGCGCGCCAAGGAACTCGCGTTCTCGGCGCGCGTGGTCCACGCCCCCGAGGCCGTGGCACTGGGCATCGCACAGCGCGTGGTCGATACGGGCGATGTCCTCGATGCCGCCATCGCCCTCGCGCAGCGCTTCGAGCATGCGCCGGCCGGCGCCCTGGGCATCGTCAAGTCGGTGATGAACCATGCCTACGAATCCGACCGCCGCACCGTCTACATGCAGGAGGCCATGGCCCAATCTCTGTGCCGCGAAAGCGCATTCCACCAGGAGGCCGCACGCCGCTTCCTCGACAAGCAACCGCCGCTGTACCAGTGGCCCCAGGACTGATCCCATGACCATGCCCCCCACCCTCCAGGACACGGCACCGCGCCCACAGCAGGAGTATTTCGCACACCTCGCCGAGGGCCGCTTCATGATCCAGCGCTCGCGCTCCAGCGGCGAGCACGTGTTCTACCCGCGCGTGGCCGCGCCGCGCACCGGTGCACAGGACCTCGAATGGGTCGAGGCCAGCGGCCACGGCACGGTCTATGCCACCACCGTGATGCGCGTGCGCCCGCCGGCCGCGCCCTACAACGTCTGCCTGGTGCAGCTCGCGGAAGGCCCGCGCATGATGAGCCGCGTCGAAGGCGTCGCGCCCGAAGCGGTCCACGTTGGCATGGCGGTGCGCGCGCGCATCGCGCAGGACGACGAAGGGCAGCCCCTCGTGGTGTTCGACCCCGCTGGACGGGAGGCCGTGCAATGACCATGGAACGCTTCCCCCGCGGCAAGACCGCCATCGTGTCCGGAGCAACCTACGGCATCGGAGAATCCCCCGGACAGACCTCGCTCGACCTCGCGGTGTCGGCCAGCCTGCGCGCGCTGAACGCCGTGGGTCTGAAACCCTCGGACGTGGACGGCCTGTTCATCGGCCTGCCCGACGACTACCTCTCGGGCCTGAGCTTCGCCGAGTACCTGGGCATCTGCCCCCGCCTCACGGACAACAACCGCACGGGCGGCTCCTCGTTCCAGACGCACGCCATCCACGCCGCGCTGGCGCTGGAGGCCGGGCTGTGCGACGTCGCGCTCATCGCCTACGGCAGCAACCAGCGCACGGCCTCGGGCAAGCTCGTCAGCTCCATGCGCCCCTCGCCCTACGAAGCCCCCTACAGGCTAGCCCGCCCCGTGGGCGGCTATGCGCTCGCGGCGTCGCGCTACATGGCCCAGTACGGCCTGCGGCGCGAGCAGCTCGGCGCCGTGGCGCTCGCGGCCCGCGCCTGGGCCCAGCACAACCCCGAGGCCTTCGTGCGCGACCCGCTGAGCATGGATGACTACCTCGGCGCGCGCATGGTGGCCGACCCGTTCTCGGTGCGCGACTGCTGCCTGGTCACCGACGGAGCGGCCGCCGTCGTCATGGTGCGCGCGGACCGTGCCAAGGACCTGGCCGCGCGCCCTGCCTACCTGCTCGGCGGCGCAGCGGCCGCATGGCACAAGGACATCACCAACATGCCCGACCTGACCGTCACCGCGGCGTCCGTCACCGGCCCGCGCGCGATGGCACAGGCCGGCGTGCGGCCGGCCGACATCGACGTGGTCGAGCTCTACGACGCCTTCACGCTCAACACCATCCTCTTCCTCGAAGACCTGGGCTTCTGCGCCAAGGGCGAAGGCGGTGCCTTCGTCGAGGGCGGCCGCATCGCGCCCGGCGGCGCCCTGCCCGTCAACACCAACGGCGGCGGCCTGTCGTGCGTGCACCCCGGCATGTACGGCCTGTTCACCATGGTCGAGGCCACGCAGCAGCTCATGGGGCTCGCAGGCGAGCGCCAGGTGGCGGGCGCGAGGCTTGCACTGGCCCATGGCAACGGCGGCGAGCTCTCCAGCCAGGCCACGCTGATCCTCGGCACCGAAGAAACGCTATGAACCCCTCCAAGGAAGCCCCCATGCAGAACCCCCTCCCCCATTCGCTGGACAACAAGCAGGTCATCGTCACCGGCGCCGGGCAAGGCATCGGGCGCGCGCTCGCGCAGGCTATCGTGGCCCAGGGCGGCCGCGTCGTGGCGGTCGATCTCAATCCCGCGGGCCTCGAAGCGCTGCGCGAGGAGCTCGGCACGCCACACTGCGTGACCGTGACCGGCAGCGTCGCCGATCCGGCCGTGGCCGCACGGGCCGTGGAGGCCGGCGCACAGGCCTTCGGCGGTGTCAACGGTCTCGTGAACAACGCAGGCATCACGCGCACCGCCATGATCGACAAGATGAGCGTGGACGACTGGCGCCAGGTCATCGACGTGCACCTCTCCGGCTCGTTCTACTGCCTGCAGGCCCTGGGCCGCCATCTGCTGGCCCGCGCCAAGGCGGGCGAGGCCATCGCGGGCTCCATCGTGAACATCTCGTCCGACGCGGGGCGCCGCGGCACCATCGGCCAGATCAACTACGGCGCGGCCAAGGCCGGCGCCCTGGGCCTGACCATGTGTGCCGCGCGCGAATGGGCACGCTACAACATCCGCGTGAACACGGTGGGCTTCGGCGTGGTCGAGACGCCGATGACGGAAACGATCCGTGGCGAGAAATTCCGCGACACCTACCTGCAGCAGATCCCGCTGGGCCGCTGGGGCGAGCCCGAGGAGGTCGTGCGGCCCGTGTGCTTCCTGCTCTCGGACGCGGCCTCCTACGTGACGGGGCAGCACCTGTCGGTCAACGGCGGCTACACCATCGGCGTGTAAGCGCTGTCCGCGCGCACCACAAAAAAACCCGCACGGGCAGCCGTGCGGGTTTTTTGCAGGTGGGCTGGGCGCCTGGCCTCAGAGCTTCCACTTCTCCAGCAGCTTGTCGGGGCTCAGGCTGTCGTAACCCTCGAACGGCTGGTGGATCCAGGGGTTGGTGGGCAGGTACTCCACCGAGTAGTCCGGCGTGAAGGTCGACAGGCCCTTGGTCCAGATCACGGCGCTGCGCAGCTCGGTGATCGGCGCGTAGTTGGTCTTGAGCATGGTGATGACGGCGTTCAGGGTATGGCCGGAGTCCGCCAGGTCGTCCACCAGCAGCACCCGGCCGGCGATCTCGCCCTTGGGGGTGGTGATGAAACGGGCAATGTCCAGATGCCCCTGCACCGTGCCGGCCTCGGCGCGGTACGAGCTGGTGGACATGATGGCCAGCGGCTTGTCGAAGATGCGGCTCAGGATGTCTCCCGGGCGCATGCCCCCGCGGGCCAGGCACAGGATCGTGTCGAACTGCCAGTCCGACTGGTGCACCTTCAGGGCCAGTTTTTCAATGAGGTTGTGGTATTCGTCGTAGCTTACGTAGAGGTGCTTGCCGTCTTCGGTCAACATGGGGCGCTCCTGATGCTGTGGCGGTAGGTTGGGTATCGATCCAGGGGCTCAGGCAGCCTGGTAGGGATGGGCCATCAGGATGGTGTGGTCCCGGTCCGGGCTGGTCGAGATCATGGCAATGGGCACCCCCGTCACCGCGGTGATGCGCTCCAGATAGTTGCGCGCATTCTGGGGCAGTTGGTCGTACACCGTCACGCCCACAGTGGACTCGCTCCAGCCCGGCATGGTTTCGTAGACGGGAACGCAGCGCGCGATCTCGTCCGCGCCCATGGGCAGCAGGTCGATGCGCTCGCCATCGAGTTCATAGCCGATGCACAGCTGCAGCTCCTGCAGGCCATCGAGCACATCCAGCTTGGTGATGCACAGCCCCGTCAGGCCGTTGACCTGCGCGCTGCGCTTGAGCAGGGCCGCGTCGAACCAGCCGCAACGGCGGCTGCGGCCCGTGGTCACGCCCTTCTCCGCACCCACGGTGCTCATGTGGTAGCCCGGCGTGCCGGGCTTCTCCCATTCCAATTCCGTCGGGAACGGGCCACCGCCCACACGCGTGCAGTAGGCCTTGGTGATGCCCAGGATGTAGTGCAGCATGCCCGGCCCCACGCCCGAGCCCGCAGCCGCATTGCCCGCCACGCAGTTGCTCGACGTGACATAGGGATAGGTGCCGTGGTCCACGTCGAGCAACGTGCCCTGCGCGCCCTCGAACAGCAGATTGGCGCCGGCCGCGTGGGCCTCGTTCAGCTCGCGCGACACGTCGGCCATCATGGGCTTGAGCAGTTCGGCATGGCGCATGGCTTCTTCGTACACCGGCTCGAACTGCACTGCGCCGTCGCGGATGTAGGGCTTGAGGGCGTCGCCGAAGACGAAGCTGCCCGACCCCAGGAAGGTCTGCAGCACATGGTTGTGCAGTGCCAGCAGCTCGCGCAGCTTGGATGCGAAGCGCTCGGGGTACTTGAGGTCCTGCACGCGCAGTGCGCGGCGCGCGATCTTGTCCTCGTAGGCCGGGCCGATGCCACGGCCGGTGGTGCCGATCTTCTCGGTGCCGCCATGCTCGCGCGCGGCTTCGCGCGCCACGTCCAGGGCCGCGTGGAAGGGCAGGATCAGCGGGCAGGCCTCGCTCACGCGCAGGCGCGAGCGCACTTCCACACCGGCCTTTTCCAGGCCCTCGATCTCCTCGAACAGCTTGGCGGCCGAGAGCACCACGCCGTTGCCGATGTAGCACTTCACGCCAGGGCGCATGATGCCGCTCGGAATCAGGTGCAGCGCCGTCTTCACGCCGTTGATCACGAGCGTATGGCCGGCGTTGTGCCCCCCCTGGAAGCGCACCACGCCCTGGGCGCTTTCCGTAAGCCAGTCCACGAGCTTGCCCTTGCCTTCGTCACCCCACTGGGTGCCGACCACGACCACGTTGCGACCTTTGCTTGTCTTCATTTCCAAACCCGGTTGATTTCAGATGCTTTAGATGGCTTGCACGGCCCACTGGCCGGCGATGTTCACGAGTTCGCGATCGCAGTGAAACTCGTCCACTTCGCTCTCGTGGCCCGGCAGTACGCACACCACGGTCTCGCCGCGGCTGCGCAGCGCCGCGATGGCGGCATTCACGTCCTGCGCCTCGCCCCAGGGCGCACGGATGGCGGCCTTGAGCGGACGCGGCGGCACCACGGACACCAGTTGCTTGATGTCCAGGCTGAACCCCGCCGCAGGGCGGTTGCGCCCGAACACGGCACCCACTTCGTCATAGCGGCCACCGCGCACCAGGGCATCGCTGGCCCCCCGGGCATAGATGCCGAACCGGGTGCCGCTGTAGTAGGCATAGCCGCGCAGATCGGCCAAGTCGAAGGTCACAGGCGTCTCCCCGAGCCGGGACGCCATCCAGCGCAGATTGGCCAGCAGGTCGCGCACGCCGGGCGTGCGCTGCAGGGCCCTCTCGGCCTCGTCCAGCACCTTGGCATCGCCATAGAGACTGAGCAAGGCCAACAGCCCTTCGCGCGAAGCTTCAGGGAAGTCGCGCGTCAGCGAGGCCAGCTCGCTCGCGTCCTTCGTGGCCAGGGCCGCGTGCACCGCGCGCAGCACCTGCGCCTCGACCGGCACACCCGCCAGCAGGCTGCGCACGATGCGCACGTCGGCCAGGTCGACGCTGAAATCGCGCACCTGCGCGACGCGCAGGCAGTCCTGCGCCAGCAGCAGGGCCTCCAGATCGGCCTCCAGGCCGGCATGGCCGTAGATCTCGGCGCCGAACTGCAGCGGCTCGCGCGTGGCATGGGGACGGTCGGGCCGCGTGTGCAGCACGGGGCCGCAATAGCACAGGCGCGTCACCCCTTGGCGGTTGAGCAGGTGCGCGTCGATGCGGGCTACCTGCTGCGTGGTGTCCGCCCGCAACCCCAGCGAGCGGCCCGACAATTGGTCCACGAGCTTGAAGGTTTGCAGGTCCAGCGCCTCGCCCGTGCCTGTCAGCAGGGACTCCAGGTGCTCGAGCAGGGGCGGCATGACCAGCTCATAGCCATAGCTGCGCGCCGTATCGAGCAGCCCGCGACGCAATTCTTCGATGTGCCGCGCCTCGGAGGGCAAGACATCGGCAATGTGATCCGGCAGGACCCAGGCAGACATGGAGAAGGGGGAGGCTGTTAAAAACGCGATTCTACCGGCTCCACCCAGACTCCCCAAACCGGCCCATTCAGGGTGGGTGGACGGGTGCGCGCTCAGATCAGGGCCAGCATGAGCACGCCGGCGGCAATGCACAGCAGCGCGAAGAAGCGGATCTGCCCATCGCGCAACATCATCAGCTGCGCAAAGAGCCTGCGCCACGCGGCCGGCGCCACGAGGGGCAGCAGCCCTTCGAGCACCAGGACCAGGGCCATGGCGGCCCACAGGCTGTCACCCCACTGCATGCGGGCTGGCTGCGCGGCGCAGGGCTGGCCTTACTTGCGGGGAGCGGCCGGGGCCGCCGCGCCGCCACGGAAGGCCTTGAAGAAGTCCGACGACGAGGGGTCCACCACCATCACGTCGCCCTTCTTGTTGAAGCTGGCCTTGTAGGCTTCCAGGCTGCGGTAGAACTGCGCGAACTGCGGGTCGCGGCCAAAGGCCTCGGCATACACACGGGCGGCCTCGGCATCACCCTCGCCCTTGATCTTCTGGGCATCGCGGTAGGCATTGGCGATGGTGACCTCGCGCTGGCGGTCGGCCTCGGCGCGGATCTTCTCGCCCTCGGCGCCCCCGGTGGAACGCAGTTCGTTGGCCACGCGCTTGCGCTCGGCCTCCATGCGGCGGTAGACGGACTCGGTGATGGCCTCCACGTAGTCGACACGGGTGATGCGCACATCCACCACGTCCACGCCCCACGGCTTGGCGCCGCGCACGGTTTCCAGCACCTCGCGCTTCACATCGGCCATCAGGGCTTCGCGCTTGGTGGAGAGCAGCTCGCGCACCGTGCGGCGGTTGATCTCCTCCTGGAAGGCATTGCGCACCACGCGGTTGAGCTGCAGGGCACCGGCGTTCTCGTCCATGCCCACATTGCGGATGTACTCCGACGGCTCGGAGATGCGCCAGCGCACATACCAGTCGATGACCACGCGCTGCTTCTCCGCCGTGAGCATGGGCTCCGTGTCCGTGCTGTCGAGCGTGAGCAGGCGCTTGTCGATGTAGGTCACGTTCTGGAACGGTGGGGGCAGCTTGAAGTTCAGCCCGGGCTCGGTGATGACTTCCTTGATCTGGCCCAGCGCGTACACCACGCCGAACTGGCGCTGGTCCACGACGAAGAGCATGGAGCTCATCAGCGCCAGCACCACCAGGATGGTCGAGGCAATAAATCCGACTCTATTCACAAGGCTCTCCTAGCGCGACTCGCGATCGCGCGTGCGGCTGTTGTCGCGGGCACGGGCATCACTCGAAAAACTGGATGGCGCCGCGGCGGGCGCCGAACTGGGCACGGACTGGCTCTGCACCTCGCCCGCCACGCCGGGCTGCTGGGCCACGCTCTGCATGATCTTGTCCAGCGGCAGGTACAGCAGGTTCGAGCCCTGGCGCGACTCCACGAGCACCTTCGTGACGTTGCTATAGATCTGCTGCATGGACTCAAGGTACATGCGATCGCGCGTGACCTGCGGCGCCTTCTGGTACTCGGCCAGCACCGAACTGAAGCGCTGGGCATCGCCCTGCGCCTGCGCCACGATGCGCGCCTTGTAGGCCGTCGCCTCTTCCTTCAGGCGCGAAGCGGAACCCGTGGCGCGCGGCACCACGTCATTGGCGTAGGCCTCGGCCTCGTTCTTGGCGCGCTCGCGCTCCTGGCCGGCCTTGAGCACATCGTCGAAGGCAGCCTGCACCTGCTCGGGCGGCCGCACCCCCCCTGCTGCAGGTTGATGCCCACCACTTCCACGCCGACCTTGTAGCGGTCCAGAATGGTCTGCATGAGCTTGCGCACGCGGGGCGCAATCTGGTCGCGCTCCTCGGCCAGGGCCGTGTCCATGCGCATCTTGCCCACCACTTCGCGCACGGCGGTCTCGGCGGCCTGCACCACGGCGTCGGCGGGGTTCTTGCTCTCGAACAGCCATGCACGCGCGTCGTTCAGGCGGTACTGCACGGCGAACTTGATCTCGACGATGTTCTCGTCCTCGGTGAGCATGGCCGATTCGCGCAGCCCCGTGCTCTTGATGATGCTGTCGCGCCCCACGTCGGCCGAGCGGATCTGGGTCACGAACACCAGTTCATGGCGCTGGATGGGATACGGCAGGCGCCAGTTGAAGCCCGCGCCCACCGTGCTCTTGTACTTGCCAAACTGGGTGATGACGGCCTGCTGGCCTTCCTGCACGATGAAGAAACCCGTGCCCAGCCAGATCAGCACCGCCACGGCGGCGATCAGGCCCACCCCCACGCCGGCGTTCTTCATGTCGGGCTGGAAATTGCCGCCACCGCTGCCGTTCGAAGGGCCGCGTCCGCCGCCATTGCGGCCGCCGAACAGGCCGGAAAGCTTGCGGTTGAGATCTCGCCAGAGTTCGTCCAGATCCGGCGGCTGGCCGCCAGGGCCCGGATCGCGCGGGCGATTGCCCTGGGGCGGGGACGGCGGACGGTCCTGCTCGGGCCGGCCATCCTCGTTGGACTTGTCGTCGCCGCGGCCCCACCGGGGGTCATTCAAATTGAACATCCCCCGGATACGCTCCGGCAGCATCGCCCAACGGGGGGCGCGGATTGGAAGATTCATGCGAAGTCTCAGTTTCTGATAGACGGGGACCGAGCCGGCATTGTGCCCAATCAGGGGCCGTCGCCCGGCAATTCAGCAGCAGCGCCTGGGGTCATGCCCGGCCCACGCTCGGCCATGACCGTCGCGGCCAGCGCCTCGCGCAACGCAGGCAGGCCCTCTCCGGCCTGCGCGCTCACGAAAAGCCGGGGCACGGGGCGGCCGTCGAGTTCGTAGGTGTCCTGCACCTGCAGGGGGCGCTGCTCCGGCGGCAGCGCGTCGAGCTTGTTGAACACCAGCATCTGCGGAATCTCCTGGGCCCCGATTTCCGCCAGCACACGCTGCACTTCCTGGATCTGCTCCGGGAAATGGGGGTTGGCCGCATCGACCACATGCAGCAGCAGGTCGGCGTCCACCGCCTCCTGCAGGGTGGCCTGGAACGCATCCACCAGGCCGTGCGGCAGGTCCCGGATGAAGCCCACCGTGTCCGACAGCGAGACCGAGCGCCCCGCCTCGCCCAGGTAGAGCTGGCGGGTCGTGGTGTCCAGCGTGGCGAACAACTGGTCCGCCGCGTAGGCACGGGCCTTCACCAGGGCGTTGAACAGCGTGGATTTGCCGGCGTTCGTATAGCCCACCAGCGAGATGTTGAACGTGTCGCGGCGCTCGCGCTGGCGCCTTTGCGTAGAGCGCTGGCGCTTTACCTTGAGCAGGCGCTCGCGGGTGCGTTTGATGGCGTCGCCGATCATGCGCCGGTCCAGTTCGATCTGGGTTTCGCCCGGGCCGCCACGCGTGCCGATGCCGCCGCGCTGGCGCTCCAGGTGCGACCAGCGCCGCACCAGGCGCGTGCTCAGGTACTG contains:
- a CDS encoding MaoC family dehydratase yields the protein MDALQHKHSFGSIAALKDFVGQPAVTAEPILVDQPMIDTFAGVTHDRQWIHVDPVRAAAESPFQTTIAHGLLTLSLITGWYHRLFEFPGRKLALNYGFDKVRFTAPVPCGSRLAGSFRLARVDDIRENEARCVWHVEVRAEGAERPAMVAEWIMQLRY
- a CDS encoding enoyl-CoA hydratase/isomerase family protein, which codes for MSVLDITHAGSVAVLTMNRPAARNALDLELREAFADAIPRLRDDAQVRAIVLTGAGGHFCAGGDIRALGGGQGGTDVFEGRSRILSMQRWFDELVDIEKPVIAAVDGCAYGAGLSLALAADFVLTSPRASFCAVFARIGYVPDLGSMYLLPRAVGLSRAKELAFSARVVHAPEAVALGIAQRVVDTGDVLDAAIALAQRFEHAPAGALGIVKSVMNHAYESDRRTVYMQEAMAQSLCRESAFHQEAARRFLDKQPPLYQWPQD
- a CDS encoding Zn-ribbon domain-containing OB-fold protein, which codes for MPPTLQDTAPRPQQEYFAHLAEGRFMIQRSRSSGEHVFYPRVAAPRTGAQDLEWVEASGHGTVYATTVMRVRPPAAPYNVCLVQLAEGPRMMSRVEGVAPEAVHVGMAVRARIAQDDEGQPLVVFDPAGREAVQ
- a CDS encoding thiolase — translated: MTMERFPRGKTAIVSGATYGIGESPGQTSLDLAVSASLRALNAVGLKPSDVDGLFIGLPDDYLSGLSFAEYLGICPRLTDNNRTGGSSFQTHAIHAALALEAGLCDVALIAYGSNQRTASGKLVSSMRPSPYEAPYRLARPVGGYALAASRYMAQYGLRREQLGAVALAARAWAQHNPEAFVRDPLSMDDYLGARMVADPFSVRDCCLVTDGAAAVVMVRADRAKDLAARPAYLLGGAAAAWHKDITNMPDLTVTAASVTGPRAMAQAGVRPADIDVVELYDAFTLNTILFLEDLGFCAKGEGGAFVEGGRIAPGGALPVNTNGGGLSCVHPGMYGLFTMVEATQQLMGLAGERQVAGARLALAHGNGGELSSQATLILGTEETL
- a CDS encoding SDR family NAD(P)-dependent oxidoreductase, yielding MQNPLPHSLDNKQVIVTGAGQGIGRALAQAIVAQGGRVVAVDLNPAGLEALREELGTPHCVTVTGSVADPAVAARAVEAGAQAFGGVNGLVNNAGITRTAMIDKMSVDDWRQVIDVHLSGSFYCLQALGRHLLARAKAGEAIAGSIVNISSDAGRRGTIGQINYGAAKAGALGLTMCAAREWARYNIRVNTVGFGVVETPMTETIRGEKFRDTYLQQIPLGRWGEPEEVVRPVCFLLSDAASYVTGQHLSVNGGYTIGV
- a CDS encoding phosphoribosyltransferase encodes the protein MLTEDGKHLYVSYDEYHNLIEKLALKVHQSDWQFDTILCLARGGMRPGDILSRIFDKPLAIMSTSSYRAEAGTVQGHLDIARFITTPKGEIAGRVLLVDDLADSGHTLNAVITMLKTNYAPITELRSAVIWTKGLSTFTPDYSVEYLPTNPWIHQPFEGYDSLSPDKLLEKWKL
- a CDS encoding adenylosuccinate synthase translates to MKTSKGRNVVVVGTQWGDEGKGKLVDWLTESAQGVVRFQGGHNAGHTLVINGVKTALHLIPSGIMRPGVKCYIGNGVVLSAAKLFEEIEGLEKAGVEVRSRLRVSEACPLILPFHAALDVAREAAREHGGTEKIGTTGRGIGPAYEDKIARRALRVQDLKYPERFASKLRELLALHNHVLQTFLGSGSFVFGDALKPYIRDGAVQFEPVYEEAMRHAELLKPMMADVSRELNEAHAAGANLLFEGAQGTLLDVDHGTYPYVTSSNCVAGNAAAGSGVGPGMLHYILGITKAYCTRVGGGPFPTELEWEKPGTPGYHMSTVGAEKGVTTGRSRRCGWFDAALLKRSAQVNGLTGLCITKLDVLDGLQELQLCIGYELDGERIDLLPMGADEIARCVPVYETMPGWSESTVGVTVYDQLPQNARNYLERITAVTGVPIAMISTSPDRDHTILMAHPYQAA
- a CDS encoding ATP phosphoribosyltransferase regulatory subunit, with the protein product MSAWVLPDHIADVLPSEARHIEELRRGLLDTARSYGYELVMPPLLEHLESLLTGTGEALDLQTFKLVDQLSGRSLGLRADTTQQVARIDAHLLNRQGVTRLCYCGPVLHTRPDRPHATREPLQFGAEIYGHAGLEADLEALLLAQDCLRVAQVRDFSVDLADVRIVRSLLAGVPVEAQVLRAVHAALATKDASELASLTRDFPEASREGLLALLSLYGDAKVLDEAERALQRTPGVRDLLANLRWMASRLGETPVTFDLADLRGYAYYSGTRFGIYARGASDALVRGGRYDEVGAVFGRNRPAAGFSLDIKQLVSVVPPRPLKAAIRAPWGEAQDVNAAIAALRSRGETVVCVLPGHESEVDEFHCDRELVNIAGQWAVQAI
- a CDS encoding DUF2065 domain-containing protein, coding for MQWGDSLWAAMALVLVLEGLLPLVAPAAWRRLFAQLMMLRDGQIRFFALLCIAAGVLMLALI
- the hflC gene encoding protease modulator HflC, with product MNRVGFIASTILVVLALMSSMLFVVDQRQFGVVYALGQIKEVITEPGLNFKLPPPFQNVTYIDKRLLTLDSTDTEPMLTAEKQRVVIDWYVRWRISEPSEYIRNVGMDENAGALQLNRVVRNAFQEEINRRTVRELLSTKREALMADVKREVLETVRGAKPWGVDVVDVRITRVDYVEAITESVYRRMEAERKRVANELRSTGGAEGEKIRAEADRQREVTIANAYRDAQKIKGEGDAEAARVYAEAFGRDPQFAQFYRSLEAYKASFNKKGDVMVVDPSSSDFFKAFRGGAAAPAAPRK
- the hflX gene encoding GTPase HflX is translated as MSSGGSAQRQPAPVVLVGVDFGLPHFDGALEELGLLAQTAGLEPVARLTCKRKAPDAALFVGSGKADEIRMLAQMHGAVEVLFDQALSPAQQRNLERHLELPVNDRTLLILEIFAQRARSHEGKLQVELARLQYLSTRLVRRWSHLERQRGGIGTRGGPGETQIELDRRMIGDAIKRTRERLLKVKRQRSTQRRQRERRDTFNISLVGYTNAGKSTLFNALVKARAYAADQLFATLDTTTRQLYLGEAGRSVSLSDTVGFIRDLPHGLVDAFQATLQEAVDADLLLHVVDAANPHFPEQIQEVQRVLAEIGAQEIPQMLVFNKLDALPPEQRPLQVQDTYELDGRPVPRLFVSAQAGEGLPALREALAATVMAERGPGMTPGAAAELPGDGP